From Candidatus Paceibacter sp.:
GGGCGCCATGTTTTCTTCCGGCAGAATATTTTTAAACGCTTCGTTGGAGGTCAAAATTTCCAACTCGCAGGCCATCGCTTCCAATACAGCCTTATCCAAACTGCCGGTATCGCTCAAATTCACAAACAAGTCGCCTCCCTTATAAAAATCCGCGATATTTCTATTGGGTATCGGACCGACAAATTCAATCATATCCTCAAGTTTTTTTTCTTTTATTTTCTGTTTCAAGCTTTCAAAATATTTTTTGTCGCTTTCCAGTATCGGCGCTCCGGCGATTTTAATTTGGAAATTAAAATTTTTATTTCTCAAAATTTCCGCCGCTTCTATAAGCAGATGCAGGTTTTTTGCCTCCGCCACTCTTCCAGCGGTAATAATTTTAAATTTTGAATCTTGTCCGCCAGCTGGCGGATTAACTTTTGAACTTTTATATTTGAACTTTTCCACGTCTACCCCATGTCCAGCAACTTCAACTTTTTTTGATGGAAGTCTGAAGCTTTCTTTTGAGGCGGTAAAAATTTTATCCACGAGCTTCTCGGCCAGCTTCAGTTTCCAATTTACTGATTTGTGCGTGTACCACAACAAGGTTTTTTTCCGGAAAATTTTAGGACACAAACCAGCGCCTAACACATACTCCGGGCACATATGATAAA
This genomic window contains:
- a CDS encoding glycosyltransferase family 4 protein yields the protein VPVGGKIELEEAMARLMEDGVLRKKLSEGALLAIKNLPSKEETMALYKQSWEKADKRVKLLVVTQKVDIDDANLGSFHGWLEKLAEKSDLFVVANQVGEYKLPGNVKVFSLEKEKGHGKIVKFLKYRWLLLSLLQKTDGVFYHMCPEYVLGAGLCPKIFRKKTLLWYTHKSVNWKLKLAEKLVDKIFTASKESFRLPSKKVEVAGHGVDVEKFKYKSSKVNPPAGGQDSKFKIITAGRVAEAKNLHLLIEAAEILRNKNFNFQIKIAGAPILESDKKYFESLKQKIKEKKLEDMIEFVGPIPNRNIADFYKGGDLFVNLSDTGSLDKAVLEAMACELEILTSNEAFKNILPEENMAPKDSFAIAEKIEKIAKQGSSVRSDFIKYVSDSHSLNVLAGKIINFFRVR